The Dokdonia donghaensis DSW-1 DNA window ATGAGTCCTTACGATTTGTCAAAGGCTCGTATAACTTACCGCTATTAAGCGGAAAAAAGCTGGATATGAAAGTAAGAGCATCCATTAAGAAAAGAAGTGCCGATTGCAAGATCGTTCGTCGCAAAGGCAGATTATACGTAATAAACAAAAAGAACCCTAGGTTTAAACAAAGACAAGGTTAATAGTTATGGCTAGAATTGCAGGGATAGATATCCCAAAACAAAAGAGAGGTGTAATTGCATTAACGTACATCTTTGGAATAGGAAAAAGTAGAGCGCAAGAAATACTTGCAACTGCAAATGTATCAGAAGACAAGAAAGTGTCTGATTGGGATGATGACGAGATAGGTCGTATTCGTGATGCTGTTGGCGCATTTACTATCGAAGGGGAACTTCGTTCTGAAGTATCTTTGAACATTAAGCGTTTGATGGACATCGGGTGTTACCGTGGTATCCGTCACCGTGTAGGTCTTCCATTAAGAGGACAGCGTACAAAGAATAACTCACGTACGAGAAAAGGAAAGCGTAAAACAGTTGCAAACAAGAAGAAAGCAACTAAATAATAAGGCATAATGGCAAAGCAAACTGCAAAAAAACGTAAAGTTGTTGTAGAATCAGTAGGAGAAGCGCACGTAACAGCTTCTTTTAACAACATCATCATATCGTTAACAAACAAAAAAGGAGATGTAATCTCTTGGTCATCTGCTGGTAAAATGGGCTTCAGAGGTTCTAAAAAGAACACTCCTTATGCTGCTCAAACTGCTGCAGAAGATTGTGCAAAGGTTGCTCACGAGGCAGGCCTTCGTAAAGTAAAAGTTTATGTAAAAGGACCGGGTAACGGACGTGAGTCTGCGATACGTGCTGTACATAATAGTGGAATTGAAGTAACAGAAATCATTGATATCACTCCAATGCCACATAACGGGTGTCGTCCTCCAAAAAGACGTCGCGTTTAATAAGTAATTATTTAATTAATATCTCGAGGGAGAACGGTTTGCAAAGGATTGACCTTAATTTCTAACCACCCTCAAAACACACATTTAAAATGGCAAGATATACTGGTCCCAAAACAAAGATCGCACGTAAATTTAGCGAAGCAATCTTCGGAGAAGACAAATCTTTTGAAAAAAGAAATTACCCTCCAGGGCAACACGGAAACAACAGACGTAGAGGAAAAAAATCTGAATACGCTGTACAACTAGCTGAGAAGCAAAAAGCAAAGTATACTTACGGTATACTAGAGCGTCAGTTCAGAAATATGTATGACAGAGCAAACCGTGCTCCTGGAATTACAGGTGAAGTTCTTTTACAATTATGTGAGTGTCGTCTAGACAACGTAGTTTATAGAATGGGAATGTCTCCTTCTAGAAGTGGCGCACGTCAGTTAGTAGGACACCGTCATATTACTGTAAATGGTAATATTGTTAACATCCCTTCTTACCAAGTAAAAGCTGGTGATGTTATCGCTGTACGCGAAAAGTCTAAATCTTTAGAAGTAATTTCTAACTCTCTATCTAATGCAAGTCACGTTTATGAGTGGATCACTTGGAACAACGATAAGAAAGAGGGAACATTTGTGGCAGTACCACAACGTCTTCAGATACCTGAAAACATCAACACACAGTTCATCGTCGAGCTGTACTCTAAGTAATAACCACTAAAGCTAGAAAACCGATATGGCAATATTAAATTTCCAGAAGCCCGATAAAGTCATTATGATTGACTCTACTGATTTTGAAGGTAAATTTGAGTTTAGACCTTTAGAACCAGGTTATGGTTTAACAGTAGGAAACGCTTTACGTCGTGTATTACTATCTTCATTAGAAGGTTTTGCAATTACATCTGTACGTATAGAAGGTGTAGACCACGAGTTTTCAACATTGGCTGGAGTAGTAGAAGATGTTACAGAAATAATTCTTAACCTCAAACAAGTACGTTTCAAACGTCAAATAGAGGAGATAGATAATGAGACTGTAACTATATCTTTATCAGGTGTTGATCAATTAACAGCTGGAGATTTCCAAAAGTTTATTTCAGGATTCCAAGTGCTTAACCCAGATATGGTTATAGCAAATATGGATAAGAAAGTGAATCTTAATATGGAAATCACTATAGAGAAAGGACGTGGGTACGTTCCTGCAGAGGAAAATAAGAAATCTAATGCTCCATTAGGAACAATATTTACAGATTCTATTTATACACCTATCCGTAATGTAAAATACAGTATAGAAAATTACCGTGTTGAGCAAAAGACTGATTATGAAAAATTAGTCTTCGAAATAATTACAGATGGTTCAATCCACCCTAAAGAAGCACTTACTGAAGCAGCAAAAACACTTATCCACCACTTTATGTTATTCTCAGATGAGCGTATCACTTTAGAGGCAGATGAGATTGCACAAACTGAAACATATGATGAGGAGTCTCTTCATATGCGTCAGTTACTTAAAACTAAGCTTATCGATATGGATCTTTCTGTACGTGCGCTTAACTGTTTAAAGGCTGCAGAGGTAGAAACCTTAGGAGATCTTGTTTCTTATAACAAGAATGATTTGATGAAGTTTAGAAACTTTGGTAAAAAATCACTTACTGAGCTTGAAGAGTTAGTAAATGTAAAAGGTCTAAGTTTCGGAATGGATCTAGCCAAATATAAATTAGATAAAGACTAGGTAGCTGTACTTTTAATAGAATAGCGCTTTCGCGAAAGCGGAAAAATAATTATTACAATGAGACACGGAAAGAAATTTAATCACTTAGGGAGAAAGACTGCACATAGAAAATCTATGCTTGCAAATATGGCTTGCTCTTTAATTGAACATAAAAGAATAAATACTACAGTTGCAAAGGCAAAAGCACTTAAGCAATTTGTAGAGCCTATGATTACTAAATCAAAATCTGATACGACTCACAACCGTCGTATTGTATTTGCAAAACTTCGTCAGAAGGATGCAGTTACAGAATTATTTAGAGATGTTGCGGCAAAGGTAGGTGATCGTCCAGGAGGTTATACTCGCATCATCAAGTTGGGTAACCGTCTTGGAGATAATGCAGATATGGCAATGATCGAACTTGTAGATTACAATGAGATTTATAACGCTGGTAAACCTGCCAAAAAGAAATCTACTCGTCGTGGAGGTAAGAAAGCTGAAGCTGCTCCTGCAGTTAGAGAAACTGCTTCAAACGAGGAAGAATAGAACGGTAAACCTTATGAAAATAGGTTAATTAGTATCGGGATTTACTGCAAGGTAAATCCCTTTTTTTATTTTTGGCGGTATAATTAAATGTTTGGCAAAGTGTTTGCCTATTAGTTACTGAAATTAAAATATTAGAAAATGAAAAAAATAGCTGTAGTTGTATTGTGTGTTTTAGCAACATCACTTTACGCACAAAAAAAAGGTGTAGATGCAAATAACAATGTACTTGGTGCTGTAGCAACATTTGGTCCTGATGGGGCAAACGTCGGAGGGTCAAGTGTTATTTATAATCCACCAAGACCTATAGACGGGACAATACACGTATTTGATACTTGGCGCAATAATGCCATTATACAGACTACCGGAGGTATGACGTTGCGTTTGCGTGATAATATTAATCTCAATGCCAGACGTAATGTTTTTGAATCTAAGATAGGAACAGACTCAGTATTTACTTTTGATTTTACAAACATTGAGAAAATGGTTGTAAATAATAAGACGTATAAAAACATCTTTTCTCCAGTAGAGGGAGGTTACCGTCTAGTAGAGGTTGTAGCAGAAACTGATGATTTTGCTATATATAAAGATTATAAAATCGATATTAAGGAAGGAAACCCTAACCCGATGCTTGCTCAACAAAATGACAAGTATCTTATGAAAGACTCTTACTATGTGAAGAAGGGTAGAAGCTTTAAAAAGTTTAAATTAAAAAAATCTAGCTTTTTAAAACTTGCAGGTAGTAAAGCCGATATGCTTGAGGCCTATGCAGATAAAAATGATCTCAATTTTAGAGATGAGAAAGACCTTGAAAAGATCGCCAGTTACTATGGCAGTTTATAATATTATTTATGGGAGCTATTTGGCTCCCATTTTTTTTGTTTAGATATGGGATAAAGTCCTTTTCTGAAAACCTTTTTTTAACCTATTTTTGTAAAGTTTATAAAATAAATTCTGAATGAAATATCAATCTAGAAGACCTGCCTTACTTTTATTATCAGATGGGACTATATTTCACGGTAAAGCCGTTGGAGATAAAGAAGCAACTTCATATGGAGAAGTTTGTTTTAATACCGGTATGACGGGATATCAAGAGATCTTTACAGATCCTTCATATTTTGGGCAATTAATGGTAACTGCAAATGCTCACATAGGTAACTACGGAGCTACAGATGTTGAGACAGAGTCTGATAAAGTAAAAATATCAGGTCTTATATGTAGAAACTTTAGTTATAATTTTTCTCGCAAAGATGCTCAGGAGTCTCTAGAGCAGTTTTTAGACAAGAGTGATTTATTTGCTATTTCTGATGTTGATACTAGGGCACTAGTAGCACACATACGTGATAATGGAGCTATGAATGCTTTAATTACTACAGATGTAGAAAATATAGAAGCACTTAAGGCAAAGCTAGCCGAAGTTCCCGATATGAATGGTCTTGAACTAGCATCAAAAGTTTCTACAAAGGAGCCATACTACTTTGGAGAAGAGGATGCCGAGGTTAAAATTGCAGCCCTTGATATTGGAATTAAGCGCAACATCTTACGTAACCTTGCAAAGCGTGGAGCTTATGTAAAGGTTTTTCCTTATGATACAACATACCAAGAAATGAAATCTTGGAATCCAGATGGATATTTTCTATCAAATGGTCCTGGTGATCCAGAACCGCTAGTAAATGCCATTCAGGTCGCAAAGGATATCATTGCAGATGATGAGCCTCTTTTCGGGATATGTCTCGGTCATCAAGTAATTGCCCTTGCAAATGGAATTTCAACATATAAGATGCATAATGGGCATCGCGGTATTAACCACCCTATTAAGAACCTAATTACAGGTAAAGGTGAGATAACTTCTCAAAATCACGGTTTCTCTATTAATAAAGAAGAGACAGAAGCACATCCAGATGTTGAGATAACACACGTTCATCTCAACGATCATAGCGTAGCGGGTATTAAAATGAAAAATAAAAATTGTTTCTCAGTACAATATCACCCAGAAGCAAGCCCAGGACCTAATGATGCTACCTATCTATTTGATCAGTTTATAGAAAATATAAAAAGCGTAACAGCATAAAAATTTAATCCCTTCCATTATGGCAGGGATTTTTTTTATAACGCTTACGCGAAAACGTTATCGCGACAATAACCTATCAATTTATAGAAATTAAGGTCAAAATCGTATTTTTACGTAACTAACAAAACAACTAAGAAAATGAGCATTATCATAGAAATTCACGCAAGACAAATATTTGATTCAAGAGGTAACCCTACAGTAGAGGTAGATGTATTTACAGAACTGGGCGCTATGGGTAGAGCAGCAGTACCTTCTGGAGCATCTACAGGTGAGCACGAAGCTGTTGAGTTGCGTGATGGTGGTACAGATTTTATGGGTAAAGGTGTTAAGAAAGCGGTAGAAAATGTAAACACCCTTATCGCTCCAGAACTCTTAGGTGTTTCAGTTTTTGAACAAAATGCCATAGATGAGTTAATGATTGAGCTAGATGGCACTCCTAACAAGTCGAAATTAGGAGCAAACGCTATATTAGGAGTTTCATTAGCCTGCGCAAAAGCTGCAGCAGCCGAGCTTAATATGCCGTTATATAGATATATAGGTGGAGTTAGTGCAAACACACTTCCAGTACCTATGATGAATATTATAAATGGAGGTTCTCATAGTGATGCACCTATTGCATTTCAAGAGTTTATGGTAATGCCTGTAAAAGCAGAGAGCTTTAGTCACGCCTTACAGATGGGTACAGAAATATTTCATAATCTTAAAAAAGTATTGCACGACAGAAATTTAAGTACAGCTGTAGGAGATGAGGGAGGATTTGCGCCTGCACTTGACGGTACAGAAGATGCACTTGATAGTGTAAAACTTGCTGTAGAAAAAGCTGGTTATTCTTGGGGTGATGAGATAATGATTGCCTTAGACTGTGCCGCTGCAGAGTTTTATGTAGACGGAAAATATAACTATGCAAAATTTGAAGGAGAAGGAGGTAAAATACGCACTAGTGAGGAGCAAGCAGATTATCTAGCAGAACTAGCAGATAAGTATCCTATTATTTCAATAGAAGATGGTATGGATGAAAATGACTGGGAAGGCTGGAAATATTTAACCGATAAGGTGGGTGATAAAGTGCAGCTTGTAGGAGATGATTTATTTGTTACTAACGTAGAGAGACTCTCTCGAGGTATTAATGAAGGTATTGCAAACTCAATCCTTATTAAGGTAAATCAAATAGGGACTCTTACAGAAACTATTGCAGCCGTAAATATGGCTCACAATGCTGGATATACATCAGTAATGTCACACAGGTCTGGTGAAACCGAAGATAATACTATTGCAGATCTCGCAGTAGCACTTAATACGGGACAGATCAAAACTGGTTCGGCTTCTAGGTCAGACCGTATGGCAAAGTATAATCAACTTATTCGTATAGAAGAAATGCTTGCAGATACTGCTTACTTTCCGGCAATGAATGCTTTTAAAATTAAATAGAATTAAAACTATATTTCTTAAAACCCTCTCTCGGAGAGGGTTTTTTTTATGAGAAGATTTTTATTTTAAGTCTGGTTTACTGGCATATAGGAGTCAGTTTAAGTAAAAAGTAAAAATTTATTATTTTTTACAAGTAGAATGTTTTTAAAAAACAAGTTTTTAAAAAAAGAAAGAATAAACTTACACAAAAACACTTGTACATCGACAAAAAGAACGTAAATTGCCGACGTAAAGATGAAGTAACCGCTATAAGGTTATCTTTAGACTTTCATTAGGTAGTTAAAATTCAAGAAGTAACACCTTAATAGTTTGCCCACAATTGTTGATACCACGTTAGTGAATAAACAGGTATATAATTTTTTAAGTTGGGTAAAGAGCGGGCAGTGAGGCCCTTTTGCTGCACGCTCGCTCTTTTTAAAAAACTGTATCTAAGCATTAAATCTTTATTTTAAATTTGAGGGCTTAGCTATGATTTCAGAAAGTTATAGAACAGCACTATCTTAAGATAATTTATACATCTCCATCTATTTATTTACGCGGTAAGCAATAGAAAGGTCAAAAGACCGATATTTTTACATTTTATTAACCATCTAGCGGCGTATTATGTTAAATAAAACGACTTCTTTTTTGTAATTTAGCTGTCCAAAATAAACTAAGTAAAAAT harbors:
- the ykgO gene encoding type B 50S ribosomal protein L36; amino-acid sequence: MKVRASIKKRSADCKIVRRKGRLYVINKKNPRFKQRQG
- the rpsM gene encoding 30S ribosomal protein S13 encodes the protein MARIAGIDIPKQKRGVIALTYIFGIGKSRAQEILATANVSEDKKVSDWDDDEIGRIRDAVGAFTIEGELRSEVSLNIKRLMDIGCYRGIRHRVGLPLRGQRTKNNSRTRKGKRKTVANKKKATK
- the rpsK gene encoding 30S ribosomal protein S11 translates to MAKQTAKKRKVVVESVGEAHVTASFNNIIISLTNKKGDVISWSSAGKMGFRGSKKNTPYAAQTAAEDCAKVAHEAGLRKVKVYVKGPGNGRESAIRAVHNSGIEVTEIIDITPMPHNGCRPPKRRRV
- the rpsD gene encoding 30S ribosomal protein S4, with the translated sequence MARYTGPKTKIARKFSEAIFGEDKSFEKRNYPPGQHGNNRRRGKKSEYAVQLAEKQKAKYTYGILERQFRNMYDRANRAPGITGEVLLQLCECRLDNVVYRMGMSPSRSGARQLVGHRHITVNGNIVNIPSYQVKAGDVIAVREKSKSLEVISNSLSNASHVYEWITWNNDKKEGTFVAVPQRLQIPENINTQFIVELYSK
- a CDS encoding DNA-directed RNA polymerase subunit alpha; translated protein: MAILNFQKPDKVIMIDSTDFEGKFEFRPLEPGYGLTVGNALRRVLLSSLEGFAITSVRIEGVDHEFSTLAGVVEDVTEIILNLKQVRFKRQIEEIDNETVTISLSGVDQLTAGDFQKFISGFQVLNPDMVIANMDKKVNLNMEITIEKGRGYVPAEENKKSNAPLGTIFTDSIYTPIRNVKYSIENYRVEQKTDYEKLVFEIITDGSIHPKEALTEAAKTLIHHFMLFSDERITLEADEIAQTETYDEESLHMRQLLKTKLIDMDLSVRALNCLKAAEVETLGDLVSYNKNDLMKFRNFGKKSLTELEELVNVKGLSFGMDLAKYKLDKD
- the rplQ gene encoding 50S ribosomal protein L17, whose amino-acid sequence is MRHGKKFNHLGRKTAHRKSMLANMACSLIEHKRINTTVAKAKALKQFVEPMITKSKSDTTHNRRIVFAKLRQKDAVTELFRDVAAKVGDRPGGYTRIIKLGNRLGDNADMAMIELVDYNEIYNAGKPAKKKSTRRGGKKAEAAPAVRETASNEEE
- the carA gene encoding glutamine-hydrolyzing carbamoyl-phosphate synthase small subunit, with product MKYQSRRPALLLLSDGTIFHGKAVGDKEATSYGEVCFNTGMTGYQEIFTDPSYFGQLMVTANAHIGNYGATDVETESDKVKISGLICRNFSYNFSRKDAQESLEQFLDKSDLFAISDVDTRALVAHIRDNGAMNALITTDVENIEALKAKLAEVPDMNGLELASKVSTKEPYYFGEEDAEVKIAALDIGIKRNILRNLAKRGAYVKVFPYDTTYQEMKSWNPDGYFLSNGPGDPEPLVNAIQVAKDIIADDEPLFGICLGHQVIALANGISTYKMHNGHRGINHPIKNLITGKGEITSQNHGFSINKEETEAHPDVEITHVHLNDHSVAGIKMKNKNCFSVQYHPEASPGPNDATYLFDQFIENIKSVTA
- the eno gene encoding phosphopyruvate hydratase, which codes for MSIIIEIHARQIFDSRGNPTVEVDVFTELGAMGRAAVPSGASTGEHEAVELRDGGTDFMGKGVKKAVENVNTLIAPELLGVSVFEQNAIDELMIELDGTPNKSKLGANAILGVSLACAKAAAAELNMPLYRYIGGVSANTLPVPMMNIINGGSHSDAPIAFQEFMVMPVKAESFSHALQMGTEIFHNLKKVLHDRNLSTAVGDEGGFAPALDGTEDALDSVKLAVEKAGYSWGDEIMIALDCAAAEFYVDGKYNYAKFEGEGGKIRTSEEQADYLAELADKYPIISIEDGMDENDWEGWKYLTDKVGDKVQLVGDDLFVTNVERLSRGINEGIANSILIKVNQIGTLTETIAAVNMAHNAGYTSVMSHRSGETEDNTIADLAVALNTGQIKTGSASRSDRMAKYNQLIRIEEMLADTAYFPAMNAFKIK